From the Gallaecimonas kandeliae genome, one window contains:
- a CDS encoding septal ring lytic transglycosylase RlpA family protein, which translates to MQAKWLCWLPLLWLAGCAGPQRGEAPGQQGRYAQQEDAYPVDVPRLDHVQDATVTDEPYSRAGNRDYELGGQFYRVIKEPKGFVQEGYASWYGTKFHGYKTSNGEIYDMYAMSGAHKRLPLPSFVRVTNLDNGRQVVVRVNDRGPFHEGRIIDLSYAAAYKLDMLKKGTAHVRLEVVTPPQKETVLAPIKAQNPIFVQVAASSDPGRADAAGKRLAALVGSGYQVVQEQGLYKVQLGPAADELKAEALIEALKRQGVGRPFKVYVEPQGQTGVNIP; encoded by the coding sequence ATGCAGGCTAAATGGCTCTGCTGGTTGCCACTGCTGTGGCTGGCGGGCTGCGCCGGCCCCCAGCGGGGTGAGGCCCCCGGCCAGCAGGGGCGCTACGCCCAGCAAGAGGACGCCTACCCGGTGGACGTGCCGCGCCTTGACCATGTGCAGGACGCCACCGTCACCGACGAACCCTATTCCCGCGCCGGCAACCGCGACTACGAGCTGGGCGGCCAGTTCTACCGGGTGATCAAGGAGCCCAAGGGCTTCGTGCAGGAAGGCTACGCCTCCTGGTACGGCACCAAGTTCCACGGCTACAAGACCTCCAACGGCGAGATCTACGACATGTACGCCATGAGCGGCGCCCACAAGCGGCTGCCGCTGCCGAGCTTCGTGCGGGTCACCAACCTGGACAACGGCCGCCAGGTGGTGGTGCGGGTCAACGACCGCGGCCCCTTCCATGAAGGGCGCATCATCGACCTCTCCTACGCCGCCGCCTATAAGCTGGATATGCTCAAGAAGGGCACGGCCCATGTGCGCCTGGAAGTAGTAACGCCGCCCCAGAAGGAAACGGTGCTGGCCCCCATCAAGGCCCAAAACCCCATCTTCGTGCAGGTGGCTGCCAGCAGCGACCCGGGCCGGGCCGACGCCGCCGGCAAACGCTTGGCGGCCCTGGTCGGCAGCGGCTACCAGGTGGTCCAGGAGCAGGGCCTCTACAAGGTGCAGCTGGGCCCGGCGGCCGATGAACTCAAGGCAGAGGCGCTGATCGAGGCCCTCAAACGCCAGGGTGTCGGTAGGCCTTTCAAAGTTTATGTGGAACCTCAAGGGCAGACTGGGGTCAACATCCCCTGA